GAGGTGGCGCTGCGCATCTACGTCGAGCCCCGGAACGCCGACCAGTGTGCCCACGCCCTGCGCTCCCTGCAGGAAGCGATGCGCTGGGACGAGGAGGTCTTCGGGCGCGAGTACGACCTGGACATCTACATGATCGTCGCGGTCGACAGCTTCAACATGGGGGCGATGGAGAACAAGGGCCTGAACGTCTTCAACTCGAAGTACGTGCTGGCCCGGCCGGACACCGCCACCGACGCGGATTATTCCGGGATCCAGGGTGTCATCGCCCACGAGTACTTCCACAACTGGACCGGGAACCGCGTCACCTGCCGGGACTGGTTCCAGCTGAGCCTGAAGGAGGGACTCACGGTCTTCCGCGACCAGGAGTTCTCGGCCGACAGGAACAGCCGCCCGGTGAAGCGGATCGCCGACGTGCGCCGCCTGCGCACCCACCAGTTCGCCGAGGACGCGGGCCCCATGGCGCACCCGGTGCGCCCGGAGTCCTACATCGAGATCAACAACTTCTACACCTCCACGGTCTACGAGAAGGGGGCCGAGGTGGTCCGCATGGCCCACACCCTGCTCGGGCGCGAGCGCTTCCGCCGAGGCATGGATCTCTACTTCGCGCGCCACGACGGCCAGGCGGTGACCATCGAGGATTTCCTCGGTGCCCTGGAGGACGCCAACGGCGCGGACCTGGGCCAGTTCCGGCTCTGGTACAGCCAGGCCGGCACGCCGGAGGTGGGCGTGCGCGAGGCCTACGACCCGGCGGCGCACACCTTCGAGCTGACCCTCTCCCAGCGCTGTCCGCCCACGCCGGGACAGCCCGCCAAACGGCCGATGCACATCCCGGTCGCCCTGGGGCTCCTCGGGGCGCGCGGTGAGGACCTTCCCCTGCGGCTCGAGGGCGAGCCCAGCGCGGGCGGGACCACCAGGGTCCTCTCCTTGCGGGAGGCCGAGCAGACCTTCCGCTTCGTCGACGTTCCCGCGCGTCCCGTGCCCTCGCTGTTCCGGGGCTTCTCGTCCCCGGTGCGCCTGCGCGCCGAGCAGGGCGACGAGGACCTCGCCTTCCTGATGACGCACGACTCGGACGCCTTCAACCGCTGGGACGCGGGCCAGCGGCTGGCCACGCGCGTGCTCCTCGCGCTCAGCGCGGACGCCCGGGCCGGGCGCCCGCTCCACTGCCCCGAGCACCTGGTGCGCGCCTTTCGCCGGGTGCTCGAGGGGAGCGCCGCCGACCCCGCCTTCGCCGCCGAGGCCCTGACCCTGCCCGGCGAGTCCTATCTGATGGACGAGATGGCGGTGGCCGACCCGGAAGCCGCCCACGGCGCGCGGGAGTTCCTGCGGGGCGCACTGGCCACCGGGCTCGCGGAACCGCTCGCGGTGACCTACCACGTCCACCGGGGCGGCGGACCCTATCGGGTCGAGCCCCGGGAGATGGGGCGAAGAGCGCTTCGGAATCTCTGCCTCGCCTACCTCGCGGAGGTCCCGGGGCCGGCCCGCGCGGCGCTCGCCGTGGAGCAGTTGCGGCAGGCCGACAACATGACCGACACCGTGGGCGCCCTCGGGGTGCTCGCGAACCTGGACGTCCCCGAGCGGGCCGAGGCCCTCGACGCCTTCTACCGGCGCTGGCACCCGGACCCCCTGGTCGTCGACAAGTGGTTCAGCCTGCAGGCCACCTCGCGCCTGCCCGGCACCCTCGCCGAGGTCCAGCGCCTGCTCGGGCACCCGGCCTTCGAGCTCCGCAACCCCAACCGTGTGCGGGCGCTCGTGGGCGCCTTCGCCCAGGGCAACCCCGTCCGCTTCCACGCCGCCTCGGGCGAGGGCTATGCCTTCCTCGCCGACCGGGTGCTGGAGCTCGACCCCCTGAACCCCCAGGTGGCGGCGCGGATGCTGGGCCCCATGACCCGCTGGAGGCGCTTCGACCCGGCCCGCCAGGCGCTCCTGCGCACCCAGCTCGAGCGCGTGCTCGGGCGCCCCGGCCTGTCCAGGGACGTGTTCGAGGTGGCCTCGAAGAGCCTGGCTGAATGAAGAGGAGCCTGGCCGACCGGGTCTAGGGCCGGTGACCGGCCGCGTAGGTGGCGATGAAGTCCGCCACCTCCTCCGGTCGCCCCAGGTCCAGGACCGGAACCTGGGGGCGCGGGTCGAGGGGGCCGTCGGTCGCCACCGCGATCACGTGGGGGTCCTGGGGGTAGAGCGGCGGCCGACCCAGGGCGGACCGATAGAGCTCGATCTTGGGAAAGGCCTCGTGCTTGAAGCCCTCGACCAGGATCAGGTCGACCTCGCCCGGGTCGAAGCGGGCCAGCAGGTCTGCGAGCGCAGGGTCTGCCCCGGCGGGGGTCTCGCCCATCATCGCCCAGCGCATGCTTGAGGCCACCAGGACCGGTGAGGCGCCCGCGGCGCGGAGCTCGTAGCTGTCCTTGCCGGGGGTGTCCACCTCGATGGCGTGGTGGCTCTGCTTGAGGAGCCCGACCCGCAGGCCGCGCTGGCTCAGCATGGGCAGGACCGCCACGAGCAGAGTGGTCTTGCCGGTGCCGCTCCAGGCCGCGACGCCCAGCACGGGCACACCGATGTCCAACGGGCCGCTTGACACTTCCGCTCCCTCCCGATTCGTCTTACGCCCGCGGGCCCCGGCGCCGTACCGCGCTCAGCCCGAAAGCCCCGACAGGCGCCGCTCGATCGCCGCCCGCTCCTCGGGCGTGTTGACGTTCGCGAAGACCTCTCCCCGTGCGGAGAAGTCGGCAGTCACCAGGCGGTGCCGGGCGTACCAGACCTGGACCTTGCGCTCCCCCGCGGCCAGGTACTCCCCCAGGTCGCCGAGGAGCCGGCAGGACAGCAGGGCGAAGGCCTGCTGCATCCGCTCGCCGTCGTGGGCCACGGCGATGTCGGCGCCCTCGCCCCTCAGCGCCCGGTACAGCACCGCGGCCAGGTCGCCGGGGACCAGCGGGGCGTCGCAAGGCACGGTGAGCAGGTAGGGGGAGCGCGCGACGCGCATCGCGCTGGCCACTCCCGCGAGCGGCCCCCAGAAGTCCCCCACCGCGTCCGCGACCACCGGGTATCCCAGCGCCTCGTAGCGCTCCCGATTGCGGTTGGCACTCAGCACCACCGCGCCGACCTGGGGCTGCACCGCCTGGAGCACGTGCTCCACCATCGGACGACCCGCCAGCGGGACGAGGCCCTTGTCCTCCCCCCCCATGCGGCGGCCCCGTCCACCCGCGAGCACGACGGCCGTGACCTGGCCACGCACCTCGGCGAAGGGGGGGGGTTGGGGCAGTGCAGGTCCCATGGAGGTGCCGAGTCCCGGGTCAGACCGGAACGATCCCCTGGATCTCGATCCCGCTCGCGGCCACCACCTCGTGCGCGGTCTCGGCGTGCTCGCGCGCGACCTGCACGCAGGCCCCGCAGTCCGAGCTCAGGTGCCGCGGCACGGGGATCATCCGGCAGGGCACGCCCCGGGCGGTCAGCAGCCTCTCGATGCGCACGGCATGGCTCGTCGAGTGAACCAGGATGACGACGTGGCCACTATCGCTCATCGCACCCCCGCCGCCAATCTCCCGACCGCCTCCAGCGCGTCAGCCACCTCCGCGGACGTATTGAAGGTCCCCAGTCCGAAGCGCACCGTCCCCCCGGGGAAGGTCCCGAGCGTGCGGTGCGCCGCCGGCGAGCAGTGCAGCCCCACACGGCAGAGCACTCCGTGCTCCTCGTCCAGCCGGAGCCCCACCTCCGATGGTGCGAGCCCTGCGATGTTGAGCGAGACGGTAGCGGTCTGCCGCCCCGCGTCCCGAGGACCGTACACCACCACCCCGGGAATCGCGGAGAGTCCGGCCAGCAGTTCGGCCGTGAGCCCCCGCTCGTGGTCGCGGATCGCCCCCACCCCCCGCGCCAGGACCCAGCGCACCGCCGCAGCGAGTCCGGCGAGCCCCACCGCGTTCGGGGTACCGCTCTCGCACCGGTCCGGGAGGAACTCCGGCTGCTCCTCCCGCTCCGAGCGGCTGCCGGTGCCCCCGTACTTGAGCGGCGTGAGCGCGGCGGCGTCCACCCGCTCCCCGACCACGAGCCCACCCGTCCCCATCGGGCCGCAGAGGGACTTGTGTCCCGAGAAGGCCAACAGGTCGATCGCCTGCGCCTCGACGTCGATCGGCACGGCACCCGCCGTCTGGGCCGCGTCCAGCAGGAACAAGACCCCGCGCCGGCGGGCGAGCCGGCCAACCTCCTCGACCGGCAGGAGCGTGCCGCAGACGTTCGAGGCGTGCGTGAGGACGATCATCCGCGTGGCGGGAGCGAGCGCGGCCTCCAGGGCCGCCACGTCGAGCTCACCCGCCGCCGAACAGGGCACCACCGTCACCGCCACACCCTGCGCCTCGAGCGCGCGCAGGGGGCGCATCACGGAGTTGTGCTCCAGGCTGGACGTGACCACGTGGTCGCCGGGGCGCAACAGCCCCAGGAGGGCCAGATTGAGCGCCTCGGTCGCGTTGGCCCCGAACACCACCCGCAGGGGGTCGGCGGCGTGGAAGAGCTCTGCCACCGCCTCGCGCGCCCCGTACACGACCCGGGCCGCCTCCACCGCCAGGCGGTGCCCCGCGCGCCCCGGGTTGGCGCCTACCTCCGCCAGGAACCGGGCCATCGCCTCGGCGACACAGGGCGGCTTCGGCCAGGAGGTGGCTGCGTTGTCGAAGTAGACCATGGCGAGCGGGGCGCCGGGCCGCCAGGTGTCCCGCGGCCCGGCGCCCTCTCCTCCTGTTTCCCTATTTCCGGATCGTGAGCTTGAACCCGTCCCCTGCCGGTTCCACGTCGACCGAGCAGCCCGCCATGCGCGCGATGCGGCGCACGTTCTCGCGCGAGGTCACCGTGTCCACCACCACCTCGATTGGAAACTGGCCCGCCTGGATCGCCTCGCGGGCCATCATCGCCGGCTGCGGACAGGAGAGCCCCCGGGCATCCACTTCGATGAAGTTCATCGCGCACCTCCCCTGGACACCTTCTCGCGCATGGTGAAGCCCATCAGGACGGTGGCCACCAGACCCAGGACCACCGCCCCCATGCCGTAGACGGTCAGGCCGCCCACTTTCACGACCCCCTCCACGACCGTGTCGGGGGTGCCGGCCAATCCGAAATTGTGCGCAATCCCGGCCCCGACGATCATCCCCAGCACGAACACGGCCGCGTCACCGTCCCCCTCCCCTGCGAGGAAGAGTTGCCGCCCGGGGCAGCCGCCAGCGAGCGCGAACGCGAGGCCAGCGAGCACCATCCCGAGGAAATTCCAGAAGTAATCGCTGTGGGCCACCGGCTGGGGCGAGAACCCGAAACTCACCTGGCCGAGGTACAGGTTGGTGGCGAACGCGACCACCAGCAGCGCGACGAGGCCGCTCAGCAGGTGCGTGTCGCGCATCAGCATGACGTCGCGCACCGCACCCATGGTGCAGAAACGGGTGCGCTGGGCCAGGATGCCGATGAAGAGCCCCGCACCCAGCGCGATCCACAACGGCGCGTGCATCGAGCCCGGCCCACTCTTGCTGAAGAAGATCGGCCCGTCCTTCGTGAACGTCGGCTCGAAGACGAGGAGCGCCAGCAAGCCAACCATGAGAAGGGGCAGGACCCAACCGACGGCCGTGTGGGTCTTCTGGGCGCGGCCGAGGTTGAAGCCCGCCTTGAGGAACTGCACGCCGACCGCGATGCCGGTCACGAGCCCCGCGAGGCCGAGGACCGCGTTCAGGTCACCGCCGGCGAGGCGCAGCACCGCCCGCCAGGGGCAACCGAGGAAGGCGAGCGCCCCGATCATGGCGAACACGCCGAGCACGAAGCGGACGATCGGCGCCGACCCGGCGCGGGCCCGGAACTCGCGGAAAAGATAGGCCGCGACCAGCGCCCCGAGCACGAATCCGATGATCTCGGGACGGATGTACTGCACGACGGCGGCGCGATGGAGCCCGAGCGCGCCGGCGATGTCGCGCTCGAAGCAGGCCACACAGATCCCCATGTTCTTCGGGTTTCCCAGGTACTGAAGCAGTGGGGCCAGAACGCCAATGGCCGTCCCGGCCAGGATGATGCCCCACCCCGACGCAAAGAACCGCGTCATTGCGGACATGACTTGCCTCTCTTCGGTCGTTTCATTGCGCGGCACGCGCGCCGGGTTCCGCCGTCACGCGGCGGATGGGGTCACCCACGGGGGCGCCATGGGGTGCGGACCGGAACAGCCCGCCGGAGTGTCGGCGGCAGGGTCGCGGGGCGCCCAGGGGCTCGAGTGCGAACCGTAGTCCATCGCCTGCAGCGGGGTCAATCGAAAGTTGTCATGCCAGCACGCGGGGTCCCCGCGGAACGCCCCGCGCTGGGCCCGCAGGGCGGGGGCGCCGGCAAGCCGTTGGCCGTGCGAATGGCACGAAGCCCTCCCTGGCGCTAGCATCTGCGCCTGGGCCCCTCGCGGGCGAGAATCCAGTCCATGTGCCCCGCATCCCCCGTATCCCCCCTGCCGGCAGTCCACCGGGTCCTCGCGCTGCCGGAGGCCGGTCCCCTCACCGAGCGCTTCGGCCACACGGCGGTGACCGAGTCGGTGCGCGCCGTCCTCGCGGAGGCCCGGCGCCAGCTGACGGGCGGAGCAGACCACCCGAGGCACGACGTCGATGCCGCCTCAGTCCTCGCCCGGGCGCGGGAGAGCCTCGAGGCGGGGGCCCAACCGTCGCTGCGGCGGGTGTTCAACCTGACGGGCACCGTGCTCCACACCAATCTCGGGCGGGCCCTCCTCCCGGCCGAGGCGGTCGAGGCAGTCGCTGCCGTGCTCGCCCGCCCCTCGAACCTGGAGTACGACCTGGAGCGGGGACGCCGGGGTGACCGGGACGACCACGTGGAGGGCCTGCTGCGCGAGATCACGGGGGCCGAGGCCGCCACCGTGGTCAACAACAACGCCGCGGCGGTGTTCCTCTGCCTGAACACCCTGGGCCTGCGCCGGGAGGTGTTGGTATCGCGAGGCGAGCTGGTGGAGATCGGCGGCTCGTTCCGGGTGCCCGACATCATGGCCCGGGCTGGCTGCCGGCTGCGGGAGGTGGGAACGACGAATCGGACCCACCGCCGGGATTTCGAGGAGGCGCTCGGGCCCCGCACCGCGCTCGTCATGAAGGTCCACACGAGCAACTACGAGGTGCAGGGCTTCACCGCCTCCGTCCCTGAGCCAGAGCTGGCCGCCCTGGCCCACGAGCACGGAATCCCGTTCGTCGTGGACCTGGGGAGCGGCAGCCTCCTGCACCTCGAGGACTGGGGCCTGCCGGCCGAGCCGACCCCTCGGGACACCCTCGCCCACGGGGCGGACCTCGTCACCTTCAGCGGGGACAAGCTGCTCGGTGGACTGCAGGCCGGTCTCGTCGTGGGGCGCAGGGACCTGGTGGCCCGGGTGAAGAGGAACCCGCTCAAGCGGGTCCTGCGGGTCGGGAAGGAGACGCTGGCCGCCCTCGAGGCCATCCTGCGCCTCTACCGGGACCCGGACCGGCTCACCGAGCGCCTGCCCACGCTGCGCCTGCTGACGCGCCCCGAGGCCGACATCCGCGGCGCGGCCGAGCGCCTTCGCCCCGCACTCGCCCGGGCGCTCGAGGGCATCGCGGTGGTGGAGGTCGCGCCCTGCTCGAGCCAGGTGGGCAGCGGGTCGCTTCCGGTCGACCGCCTGCCGAGCGCCTGCCTCGCCCTGACACCGGCGCGCCGGCGCCAGGGCGAAGGCACGGCGTTGAAGCGCCTGGAGAAGGCCCTGCGAGCGCTGCCCGTTCCGGTCGTGGGGCGCGTCGGCGACGGCGCCCTGCGCCTCGACCTCCGTTGCCTCGAGCCGGCCGACGAGCCGGCGTTCATCGGCCAGCTCGGGCAGCTCGCCCAGGCCCTCGCGGGGTGAGCGCCCCATGCTGATCGGCACCGCCGGACACATCGACCACGGCAAGACGGCCCTGGTCAAAGCCCTGACGGGCGTCGACGCCGACCGCCTGCCCGAAGAGAAGGCCCGCGGCATCACCCTCGACCTCGGCTATGCCTACGTGCCCCTGCCCGACGGCACGGTTCTCGGCTTCGTCGACGTCCCGGGCCACGAGCGGCTGGTGCACAACATGCTCGCGGGCGCGACGGGCATCGACTTCGTGCTCCTCGTGGTGGCGGCGGACGACGGCCCCATGCCCCAGACCCGCGAGCACCTGGAGATCCTCGACCTCCTGGGGCTCGCCCGGGGCGCCGTGGCCCTGAACAAGACGGACCTGGTGGACACGAGTCGGCTGGCAGCGGCCACGGCCGAGGTGGAGGCGCTGCTCGCCGGTACCGGACTCGCCGGCAGCCCCATCTTTCCCGTGTCCGCCCGCACCGGCGAGGGGATCGAGGTCCTGCGCCGCCACCTCGAGGCGGCCGTGGCCTCCACTCCCGCGCGGGAGACCCGCGGGCGGTTCCGTCTCGCCATCGACCGCTCGTTCACGCTGGCCGGCGCGGGTACGGTCGTCACGGGCACGGTGTTCTCGGGTGTCGTGCGCGTGGGCGACCGGCTGACGCTCTCCCCCGCCGGGACCGCAGTCCGCGTGCGCAGCCTTCACGCCCAGAACCGCCCGGCCGACGAGGGCCGGGCCGGGCAGCGCTGTGCACTGAACCTCTCCGGCGTGGAGCGCGAGGAGGTCCACAGGGGCGAGTGGGTGCTTGACCCCGCCCTCCACGCCCCGAGCCCCCGGCTCGACGGGCGGATGCGGCTCCTGCCCACCGAAGCGCGGCCCATCAAGCACTGGGCCCCCGTGCACGTCCACCTGGCGGCCGAGGACGTGACCGGCCGGCTCGCGCTCCTCGACAGGGAAGAGCTCGAGCCGGGCGACGAGGCGCCCGTGCAGCTGGTTCTCGATCGTCCCGTCGGGGCCCTGCACGGTGACCGCTTCATCCTGCGCGACCAGTCGGCCACCCGGACGATCGGGGGCGGCAGGGTGCTCGACCCGTTCCCTCCAACCAGGGGCCGTCGCGCCCCGGAGCGTCTCGCCCTGCTGAGCGCCCTGGACGCCGACGACTCGGTGGCGGCGCTCTCCGGAATGCTCCAGGCGACGACCAGGGCCATCGATCTCGACCGTTTTGCCCTCGCATGGAACCTGCGGACGGAGGAGCTGGAAGGCCTCCTCGGCACGCTCGACGCCGTGCGTGTCGACTCGGGGGGCGTGCGCATGGCGCTTCCCCGCACACGCTGGGACCGGCTGAAGCAGGCCGTTTTGGATGCCCTCGGCGCCGAGCACGAGCGTGTCCCCGAGAACCTCGGACCCAACGCGGAGCAGCTTCGCCGCCTGGCCTCCCCGGCGCTGGACCGGGCGGTCTTCGCCCGACTGGTCGAGGAGCTCCGGCAGGCCGGCGCGCTCACGCGCTCGGGGCCCTGGCTGCACCTCCCGGGGCACCGGCTGCGCCTCTCGCCATCCGAACAGATGCTGTGGGACCGGGTACGCCCCTTGCTGCGCGTGGAGCCCTACCAGCCGCCCAGGGTGCGGGACCTCGCCCACCGGCTGGGGGTGGCCGAGGCAGTCGTACGGCTCACCCTGCGGCGCGTAGCGGCCATGGGCGACGCCTACCAGGTGGCCCACGATCACTTCTACCTGCCCGTCAGCCTCCAGGAACTCGCCGCCATCGCCCTGCGGCTCTCGCAAGAGGAATCCGGGCTGCACGCCGCCGTGTTTCGCGACCAGATCGGGACGGGCCGCAAGATCGCGATCCAGATCCTGGAGTTCCTCGACCGGTCGGGCTTCACACGGCGGGTGGGCGACCAACACCGAGTGGTCCAGCCCGAGCTCTTCTCCGGGCTGTCCTAGGGACGAGGGCCGGCTCCCTTAGCCCGCTTAGCCCGGCGAAAGCCCGGCGGCTTACCTCCAGAAAAAATGGCCCGGGCGAGCCCGGGCCAAGCCATTGGAGTAAGGAGTCGGAGGTCACTCGCCCACGGTATCCCGGCGCGATCTCCGCCGCAGACTATAGAGTCGCGGGACGTTGGACCGGGGCGGCCCATTGATCCATTTCGTGTAATTTATGATGGGTCCCGCGTCCGATTCCTGAGCACGGGGACCGCCGCGCCGGGGACCCCCGCCCACTCGCGCCCGGAGGTCGCCTCGGGGTATGCTCGCGTCCTCACAGCGCCACCTTCGCGAAGAAAAGAAGGAAGAGATCGCTCCCGGTGGGGCGGCCGGGCTTCAAACCCGGTAGGGGCCGCAGGCGGTCCCTGGTGGGTTCGACTCCCACTCTCTTCCGCCAACCCCCAAAGGCCCGCCCTCGGGCCAACCCGAAAAAGATCAGAAGCCGAAAAGGTTCGGCGAGATCTTGTGGAACCCCTTCTGCTGGATCCACAGGTCCAGGGTCATGGTCGCCACGTCCTCGAGCTCCGGCGTGCGGGAGCCTTGCCGGGCGTCGACCATCTTGATGTAGCCCCCGCAAGCCGAGCAGGCCTGAACCGTCACGACCGAGGGCACACCCTCGGACATGTAGTAGTGCAGCTCGTGGTCGTTCGTGGTACCGCAGGACAGACAGCTCGCCCGGCCGTAATACCAGTCCGAGTGGCACACACCGCAGCGGGCGAAGCGCCCGCCTTCGAGGTCGTCCTCGTCCGCCAGATAGGAGACGACCGGGGGAAAGCCGCAGACCGGGCAGACCGGCTTCAGCCACTGCTGACGGTCATACCCTGAGAACGAGGCCGGGATCACGAGCGCTCCGCCGAGAAAACCCATCAAGGCAAATCGCTCCACCGGCGGGGCCTGCTTGTCCCGGAGGAACGACTGCACGAGCCGCTCGAGCCCGTCGTCGTCCGTCTCCAGAAGACGCCGGGAGCCTGCCGCAAGCTCGGCGGCCGGCGCACCCGAGCAGAGATCCAGGAAGGCCCGCAGTGACCCCACGTGCTCCTTCCAGGGGATCTCCGCGACCGGCCTGGCGTCCGGCCTCCCCTCCTGCACCATACCGAGTTGACGCTCGAGCACCTGCCCATAGAAATCGAGGATCGACTCGACCTCTGGGTGTTGTTGCTTGAGCGACGGGAGCCGCCCGAGGGCGGCCCCCGTCTCGGCACGAAACCTCTCGATGCCGTTCAGCTCCATGCCGCTTACGCCTTCCTGACCATCTCACGGTACCACTTGGGATGGTGGGCCTTCGCCCAGTCCGCCGTCACCTTGCCCGTCGCCAACGCCGACAGGGTCCCTGGCATGCCCAGGGTGCCCATGTAGATGTGGACGATGAAGAAGGCGCCCGCGGCGATGAACATCACCTCGTGCACCACAGTGGCCAGCAGCACCAGGTCACGGACCCCGAAACCGGGCAGCCATGGACCCACCTGCGCGGCGAAGGCGTCCGGGAACCACATGGCCAACCCCGAGACGAGGAAGACGATCGTCCCCCAGAACACCGTGACCCAGAAGTACATCTTCTGGCCCGCGTTGTACTTCCGGGTCTCGGGAAGCTTCTCCTCGTGATTGGTCATGTAGTGGACGATCCCCACCATCCACTTGATGTCGTCCGTGTCGAAGAACATGTCCTTGATGTAGGCGAGGATCATCAGGAGCCCGAAGACGCTGAAGACGACTCCCGCCCAGGGGTGCAGCCAGCGAGCGAACTCGCCACCCCCCAGGACAGTGAGCAGCCAGTGCATTTTCGGGAAGGCGATCCCGATACCGGAGAGGAACGCATACAGGAAGCTCACCGCGGTACCGAGGTGGACCAGCCGGTCGAAGGCCGTCAGACGCGTGATCATCACGTTGGCCATGGTCATTCCTCCTTCCCGTGCGATTCAACGGTCTTCGGTCCGGCCGTGACCAGGTGCATGAACATCGCGGCGATCGAGCCGAGAATGGCCGCGCCACCGATCCACTTCAACGGCCCCTTCCAGAGGTGGACCAGGGACGAGATGGCCGGGTCTTTCGGCAGGTCGCCGTAGTGCTCGACCTTGTCCCCGTGCGGCAGGGCGTAGACGTAGCCCGCGCCGCCGACCCCCGCGGAGTCGTAGAGCGCCGCATTGGGGAAGCCCCGATCCTTGAGGCCCGCCACGACCTTGTGGCCCAGTTCCACCATGTCGGCGCGGGTGCCGAAGTGCAGCGCGTTGGTCGGACAGGCCTTCGCACATGCCGGCGTCATCCCGTTGCCGACCCGGTCCAGGCAGAAGTTGCACTTGAACGGATGGTCGTTGGCATCGTAGCGGGGGATGTCGAACGGGCATCCCGTCCGGCACATCCCGCAGCCGATGCACTTGGACTGGTCGAAGTCCACCACGCCGTTGGCGTACTGCACAATCGCGCCCGGCGACGGGCAGGCCGTGAGGCAGCCCGGGTCGTCGCAGTGCATGCACTGACGCTTGGTGATGAACCAGGTCCAGCCGCGATCCGTCTCCGCCTCCTGGTACTTCATCAGCATGAACAGGTTGGCGGCGAGGTCCGGTGCCGACTGGTAGCTGAATCCGTTCTCCCGCAACTCCTCCTCGGTTGCGATGGCCGGGTTGAGGTCGTGCCACTGGATGCACGCGACCTCGCAGGCCTTGCAGCCCGTGCAGGCGGAGATGTCCACGAGGATCCCCAGCTGCTCCTGCTCCTTGATGTCGAGCACCGGCTCCTTGGTGGCACTCATCCTGCGGATGGCGAGCCCCGTCGTACTGCCGCTGGTCAGGTAGCTCATGCCGCACCTCCCGTCGCCTTCTCGACGTTGACGAGGAACCCCTTGTACTCAGGAGTGAGCGCGTTGGGGTCCCAGACGAACGGCGTCAGAAGGTTCACCAGGCCACCCTTCGCCAGCCCCTGGAAGCCCCAGTGGATGGGAATGCCGACCTGATAGACCGCCTTCCCGTCACAGGTCAGCGGCTTGATGCGTCGGGTCACCATGGCCAACGCCTCGAGCGAGCCCCGGGCGGAACTGACCCGCACGCGGTCGCCGTTGGCGATTCCCTTCTCCTTCGCAAGCTCCACCGGCATCTCGATGAACATGTGCGGGAACGCCCGAGCGGGCCCCTTCATGAACTTCGTGTAGAAGTGGTAGTGCTCGGTGACCCGGTAGGTCAGGGCGACGTACGGGAACTTGTCCGGCGTTCCGAGGACGTCGTGCTCCGACTTGTAGACCTTCACCACCGGATTGGTCGGGTTCGCCGGATGCAGCGCATTGGCGATGGGCGACTCGTACGGCTCGTAGTACTCCGGGAACGGGCCCTCGACGAGCGCGGGTGCGAACAGCCGTCCGACGCCCTCCGCGTTCATGATGAACGGCCCCGTCGCGGGGGGCAGCGTCGGGCCGATGTCGGGCACGTCGTGGCCGACCCAGCTCTTCGTCCCCTCGTTCCACCACAGGTACTTATTCTTGTCGCTCCAGGGCTTGCCGGAAGCGTCCGCCGAGGCACGGTTGTAGAGGATCCGGCGGTTGGCGGGCCAACTGAAGGCGTAGTTGGGGAACACACCGAGCCCCGAGGGGTCCTCGGTTCCCACCGCCGCGGAGCGGTTGCCAGAGGGCGGATAGACGCCACCGTAGATCCACATGCCGCAGGAGGTGGTGCCGTCGTCCTTCAGCTGCCCGAAGGTCGACAACCGATCACCCTTCTTCACCACGACGTTGCCCTTGTCGTCGACCAGGTTCTCCAGGGCGAATCCGTTCATCTCCTGGAGGATCTCGTCGGCGCTCGGGCTCTCCGGGTTCTTGTAATTCCAGGTGAGGTTCACGATCGGGTCGGGGAAGGGACCCCCTTCCTTCTGGTACAGGGCCTTCAGGCGCCGGTAGAGCTGCGAGAAGATCCATTTCTCGTCGCGGCAGTCACCCTGGGCATCCGGCCCCTTGTAGCGCCACTTGATGGTCCGGCCGCTGTTGACGAAGGTGCCGTCCTTCTCGGCGAAACCGAGGCCGGGCAGCAGGAAGCACTCCGTCTGGATCTTGGCCGGGTCGAGGTCCTTCGAGGTCTTCCAGAAGTACG
The window above is part of the Gammaproteobacteria bacterium genome. Proteins encoded here:
- a CDS encoding formate dehydrogenase subunit gamma codes for the protein MTMANVMITRLTAFDRLVHLGTAVSFLYAFLSGIGIAFPKMHWLLTVLGGGEFARWLHPWAGVVFSVFGLLMILAYIKDMFFDTDDIKWMVGIVHYMTNHEEKLPETRKYNAGQKMYFWVTVFWGTIVFLVSGLAMWFPDAFAAQVGPWLPGFGVRDLVLLATVVHEVMFIAAGAFFIVHIYMGTLGMPGTLSALATGKVTADWAKAHHPKWYREMVRKA
- the fdxH gene encoding formate dehydrogenase subunit beta, with the protein product MSYLTSGSTTGLAIRRMSATKEPVLDIKEQEQLGILVDISACTGCKACEVACIQWHDLNPAIATEEELRENGFSYQSAPDLAANLFMLMKYQEAETDRGWTWFITKRQCMHCDDPGCLTACPSPGAIVQYANGVVDFDQSKCIGCGMCRTGCPFDIPRYDANDHPFKCNFCLDRVGNGMTPACAKACPTNALHFGTRADMVELGHKVVAGLKDRGFPNAALYDSAGVGGAGYVYALPHGDKVEHYGDLPKDPAISSLVHLWKGPLKWIGGAAILGSIAAMFMHLVTAGPKTVESHGKEE